A window of Rhododendron vialii isolate Sample 1 chromosome 11a, ASM3025357v1 contains these coding sequences:
- the LOC131307141 gene encoding alpha-1,3-arabinosyltransferase XAT2-like — MPEDDRIIIPYTKKEDKWITGTTISSVQTLQGNIATPPPCEYTRNVPAIVFSSGGSTGNIFHEFTELIIPLFLTSHHFQSRLLMVTNFRLQSMGKYKKIFSHLSRYEVINPAANVSVHCFPGAVVGHHYHDHLAIKTAEIPKGYSMFNFKKFLRYSYNLKIQDSSQTEKPTLILMSRKKSRVFMNEDEMVTMMKALGFRVVVAQPDMMTNMDKFEEIVNSCSILVSAHGAGLTNAVFLPEGAVLVQVMGLGIDWISNTLAFQL; from the coding sequence ATGCCTGAAGACGATCGCATAATCATTCCATACACGAAGAAGGAAGATAAGTGGATCACGGGAACAACCATTTCGTCAGTGCAGACACTTCAGGGAAACATCGCCACCCCTCCACCTTGTGAGTACACTCGTAATGTCCCCGCCATAGTTTTCTCATCTGGTGGATCCACAGGAAACATATTCCATGAATTCACCGAATTAATCATTCCTTTGTTCCTCACTAGTCACCACTTCCAATCTCGCCTCTTGATGGTCACCAATTTCAGACTTCAGTCCATGGGTAAATATAAGAAAATTTTCTCCCATTTGTCAAGGTATGAAGTCATTAATCCAGCAGCAAATGTAAGTGTGCATTGCTTTCCGGGAGCAGTTGTCGGGCATCACTACCACGACCATCTTGCCATTAAGACAGCGGAAATTCCCAAAGGTTACTCCATGTTCAATTTCAAGAAATTTCTCAGATATTCTTACAACCTAAAGATACAAGATTCATCACAGACGGAAAAACCCACGTTGATACTTATGTCTCGCAAAAAGTCAAGAGTCTTTATGAATGAAGATGAGATGGTGACCATGATGAAGGCATTGGGCTTCAGAGTTGTCGTCGCACAGCCTGATATGATGACCAATATGGACAAATTTGAGGAGATAGTAAACTCGTGCAGCATACTGGTCAGTGCCCACGGTGCTGGGCTTACAAATGCTGTCTTCTTGCCGGAAGGGGCTGTCCTGGTGCAAGTGATGGGACTGGGCATAGATTGGATATCGAACACTTTGGCATTCCAGCTCTAG